The following proteins are encoded in a genomic region of Synechococcus sp. ROS8604:
- a CDS encoding MFS transporter codes for MDWLKPLSVVRVVRLGLRLGLFQLSLGILGVLILGLLNRLLITEIGVSAALTALAFGAQQLMGFSRAWFGDRSDRIPPGRLRRTPFIVLSSLALSLLFGGAGWVVLQLARTMPSAEQPFFAAWMGLLTLISIAIGTAVAAGGTAFSALIVDLTTDRERPRVLSVVWGMRLLGVLLGTALVNRIFGAACGWEAGQAAVIAGLEQLIVVTPLLLFGLGVLSVFGLERLDLPNQETESLDVVDQDVADNSRDGRESLTLLELLGRLRSIPQFGRFTGALCLFTFSMFLNDAVLEPYGAAVFDMSICATTALNAFLAVGFFVGLGLSGFQLVHRIGNIRTAQFGAVFASISLALMLLSAPWQSFESLYFSLTLFGVSLGICIHASFTLMFSFVEPGRVGLLLGIWGALYAYSRGIATISGGGLLTLFKTWNGGDMFAAYGGVFGLQMIGFLAAALLMHRLDVAGFRKNVQFSVGDVMQGALD; via the coding sequence ATGGATTGGCTCAAGCCCTTGTCAGTTGTGCGTGTCGTGCGTCTAGGTCTGCGTCTGGGCTTGTTTCAGCTCAGCCTTGGCATCCTCGGGGTTCTCATTCTTGGGCTCCTGAATCGTCTCCTGATTACTGAGATTGGCGTCTCTGCTGCATTGACGGCTCTGGCCTTCGGGGCCCAGCAACTGATGGGGTTCAGCCGGGCTTGGTTCGGTGATCGTTCGGATCGAATCCCTCCGGGGCGATTGCGGCGAACCCCTTTCATCGTGTTGAGTTCGCTTGCCTTGTCGTTGCTGTTTGGAGGCGCGGGATGGGTGGTGCTGCAACTCGCCAGAACCATGCCCTCAGCAGAGCAGCCTTTCTTTGCTGCCTGGATGGGACTTCTGACCTTGATTTCCATCGCCATCGGTACAGCCGTTGCGGCGGGGGGAACGGCCTTCTCTGCTCTGATCGTTGATCTCACGACGGACCGCGAGCGTCCCCGTGTGTTGTCTGTGGTTTGGGGCATGCGGCTGCTTGGGGTTCTGTTAGGAACCGCTCTTGTGAATCGGATCTTTGGTGCTGCTTGTGGTTGGGAGGCCGGTCAAGCTGCCGTCATCGCTGGACTCGAACAGCTGATTGTGGTGACTCCCCTGCTGCTGTTTGGTCTTGGTGTGTTGTCAGTCTTTGGTTTGGAGCGACTTGATCTGCCAAATCAGGAAACCGAATCTCTAGATGTGGTCGATCAGGATGTGGCAGACAACTCCAGGGACGGGCGTGAATCCCTGACGTTGCTTGAATTGCTTGGTCGTTTGCGATCGATTCCTCAGTTCGGACGATTTACGGGTGCTTTGTGCCTTTTCACCTTCAGCATGTTTCTCAATGACGCGGTGCTTGAGCCCTATGGCGCCGCGGTCTTTGACATGAGTATCTGTGCCACAACGGCACTGAATGCCTTCTTGGCAGTGGGCTTTTTTGTTGGACTTGGCCTCAGTGGTTTTCAGTTAGTCCACAGGATTGGCAACATTCGTACGGCCCAGTTTGGGGCGGTTTTTGCTTCGATTTCCCTCGCTCTGATGTTGCTGTCGGCGCCATGGCAGTCGTTTGAAAGTTTGTATTTTTCATTAACCCTTTTTGGTGTGTCGCTTGGAATCTGCATTCATGCAAGCTTCACGTTGATGTTTAGCTTTGTGGAGCCAGGAAGGGTGGGCTTATTGCTCGGGATCTGGGGGGCGTTGTATGCCTACTCCCGGGGAATTGCCACGATCAGTGGTGGTGGGCTTCTTACGCTGTTTAAAACATGGAATGGTGGCGATATGTTCGCCGCCTATGGCGGTGTCTTTGGCTTGCAGATGATCGGCTTCCTCGCGGCGGCTTTGCTAATGCACCGATTAGATGTTGCTGGGTTCCGCAAGAATGTGCAGTTCAGCGTTGGTGATGTCATGCAAGGTGCTCTGGACTAA
- a CDS encoding phycobilisome rod-core linker polypeptide, producing the protein MAIPLLQYAPITQNSRVAALRVASEEVPRAYSMDIAMDADNLKSVIEGAYRQIYFHAFKSDRDVNLESQLRDGQITVRDFVRGLCLSDTFQRSFYGFNSNYKVVRHLVEKLLGRKTSGKSEEIAWSIVIATKGVTGMVDALLDSEEYLDSFGYDTVPYQRNRVLPGRELGDTPFNITSPRYDEYYRGILGFPQFIYTGTVKSIPARAKIKRGGFPEDYLPWVRGLSGARGAAPSGSADIDYISKVPYRSIGR; encoded by the coding sequence GTGGCCATTCCTCTGTTGCAGTACGCACCGATCACCCAAAATTCAAGGGTGGCGGCGCTACGGGTCGCATCCGAAGAGGTGCCACGGGCCTATTCCATGGACATCGCCATGGATGCGGACAATTTGAAGTCCGTGATTGAAGGGGCTTACAGGCAGATTTATTTCCACGCCTTCAAGTCCGATCGGGACGTGAATCTGGAATCCCAGCTCCGAGACGGTCAGATCACTGTCCGCGATTTCGTTCGTGGCCTCTGCCTCTCAGACACCTTCCAGAGAAGTTTTTATGGCTTCAACAGCAACTACAAGGTGGTTCGCCATCTCGTAGAAAAGCTTTTGGGCCGGAAGACAAGCGGCAAATCAGAAGAGATCGCCTGGTCGATCGTGATTGCCACCAAAGGCGTGACCGGGATGGTTGATGCGCTGCTCGACAGTGAGGAATATCTCGACTCCTTTGGCTACGACACAGTCCCTTATCAGCGCAACCGCGTGCTCCCCGGACGAGAGCTAGGAGACACACCGTTCAACATCACCAGTCCTCGCTACGACGAGTACTACCGCGGAATTCTTGGGTTCCCCCAATTCATCTACACCGGCACGGTCAAATCGATCCCGGCCCGCGCCAAGATCAAGCGCGGCGGCTTCCCCGAGGACTACCTGCCTTGGGTCCGTGGTCTTTCTGGCGCTCGCGGGGCCGCTCCCAGCGGGAGTGCCGATATCGATTACATCTCCAAGGTTCCTTACCGCAGCATCGGTCGCTGA
- the sufR gene encoding iron-sulfur cluster biosynthesis transcriptional regulator SufR, with protein sequence MGAQAQAPTRETTLTLLLRQGETSAAKLAQTLGISVQAMRRHLRSLEDEELVEASPTPAGPGRPSNLWRLTAKGHQHFPDGSENFALGLLESMAATLSPEVMADLLRQQALEKATLYRKQLGNAPLEERVRALVNLRLKEGYVSDIQPAPTGPGWCISEFHCSVQRIAEEYPAVCDQELQLIRHTFPDCLVERVHWRLESGHSCGFSIAPKQD encoded by the coding sequence ATGGGAGCTCAGGCTCAGGCCCCGACCCGCGAGACCACACTCACCTTGCTTCTCCGGCAGGGCGAAACCAGTGCGGCGAAATTGGCACAGACGTTGGGAATTTCTGTGCAAGCCATGCGCCGGCATCTGCGCAGTCTTGAGGACGAAGAACTCGTGGAGGCCAGTCCCACGCCAGCCGGCCCTGGGCGTCCATCCAACCTGTGGAGACTCACAGCGAAAGGGCACCAGCACTTCCCTGACGGCAGCGAGAACTTCGCCTTAGGTCTGCTGGAGTCCATGGCAGCGACCTTGTCACCGGAGGTGATGGCTGATCTCCTCCGCCAGCAAGCTCTGGAGAAAGCCACCCTCTATCGCAAACAGCTGGGGAATGCACCGCTCGAAGAGAGAGTCCGCGCGCTGGTGAATCTCCGCCTCAAGGAGGGTTACGTCAGCGACATTCAGCCAGCCCCCACGGGTCCAGGTTGGTGCATCAGTGAATTTCACTGCTCAGTTCAAAGAATTGCCGAGGAGTATCCAGCGGTCTGTGATCAAGAGCTGCAGCTGATCAGGCACACCTTTCCCGACTGTCTCGTCGAGCGCGTGCACTGGCGCCTGGAATCAGGACATTCCTGTGGATTCAGCATCGCCCCCAAGCAGGACTAA
- a CDS encoding alpha-D-glucose phosphate-specific phosphoglucomutase yields MTPSMPTEPTQRQVQLEAPFTDQKPGTSGLRKSSQQFEQPHYLESFIEASFRTLPGMKGGTLVLGGDGRYGNLRAIDVILRMGAAHGLQKVIVTTGGILSTPAASNLIRQRQAIGGIILSASHNPGGPDGDFGVKVNGANGGPTPASFTDAVYDCSKTLTGYSIVDAPAISLQEPGQHSIGEMQVEVIDGVDDFVALMRTLFDFESISALIRNDFPLAFDAMHAVTGPYAKKLLEEVLGAPAGSVRHGTPLEDFGGGHPDPNLTYAHELADLLMEGDAYQFGAACDGDGDRNMILGRRCFVNPSDSLAVLTANATLAPGYASGLAGVARSMPTSAAVDVVAKDLGIKCFETPTGWKFFGNLLDAGDITLCGEESFGTGSNHVREKDGLWAVLFWLQILAKRRCSVAEIMSEHWNRYGRHYYSRHDYEAVASDAAHGLYDRLEAMLPNLIGQPFAGRTISAADNFSYTDPVDQSVTKGQGLRILLDDGSRVVLRLSGTGTKGATLRVYLESYVPTTGDLAQDPQVALGDMIQAINQLAEITERTGMERPTVIT; encoded by the coding sequence ATGACCCCTTCAATGCCGACGGAACCCACCCAGCGGCAGGTGCAACTCGAGGCGCCTTTCACCGACCAAAAGCCAGGCACCTCTGGTCTGCGCAAAAGCAGCCAACAGTTTGAACAGCCCCACTACTTAGAGAGTTTCATCGAAGCCTCCTTCCGTACCCTCCCGGGAATGAAGGGCGGAACCCTGGTGCTCGGAGGAGATGGCCGCTACGGGAACCTCCGCGCCATCGATGTGATCCTGCGCATGGGTGCGGCCCACGGATTGCAGAAAGTGATTGTCACCACAGGCGGCATCCTCTCCACACCTGCCGCTTCAAACCTCATTCGACAACGTCAAGCCATCGGCGGGATCATCCTTTCCGCCAGCCACAACCCCGGTGGCCCTGATGGTGACTTCGGCGTCAAGGTGAACGGAGCCAACGGCGGCCCCACTCCTGCGTCCTTTACGGATGCGGTCTACGACTGCAGCAAAACCCTCACGGGGTATTCGATCGTGGATGCGCCTGCCATCAGCCTTCAGGAGCCAGGACAGCACAGCATCGGTGAGATGCAGGTCGAAGTCATCGATGGCGTCGATGACTTCGTGGCGTTGATGAGGACATTGTTTGACTTCGAGAGCATTAGCGCTCTGATTCGCAACGACTTCCCCTTGGCCTTTGATGCCATGCATGCGGTCACGGGGCCCTATGCCAAAAAATTGCTGGAAGAGGTCTTAGGAGCACCGGCTGGCAGCGTCCGCCATGGGACGCCCTTGGAAGATTTTGGAGGCGGGCATCCCGATCCCAACCTCACCTACGCCCATGAACTCGCCGACCTCCTGATGGAAGGTGATGCCTATCAATTCGGTGCTGCCTGTGATGGCGATGGCGACCGCAACATGATTCTGGGCAGGCGTTGCTTTGTGAACCCAAGCGACAGCCTGGCCGTCCTAACGGCCAACGCCACCCTTGCCCCTGGCTATGCCTCAGGCCTCGCGGGGGTTGCACGGTCCATGCCCACCAGTGCTGCCGTGGATGTGGTGGCCAAAGACTTGGGAATCAAATGCTTTGAGACGCCGACCGGCTGGAAATTCTTCGGGAACCTTCTCGATGCGGGCGACATCACGCTCTGCGGCGAAGAAAGCTTCGGAACAGGCAGCAACCACGTGCGCGAAAAGGATGGGCTGTGGGCCGTCCTGTTTTGGCTCCAGATTTTGGCAAAGCGACGCTGCAGTGTCGCCGAGATCATGAGCGAACATTGGAACCGTTACGGGCGTCACTATTACTCGCGCCATGACTACGAAGCCGTTGCGAGCGACGCAGCGCATGGGCTTTATGACCGCCTGGAAGCCATGCTTCCAAATCTCATCGGTCAACCTTTCGCGGGCCGAACCATCAGTGCCGCTGACAACTTCAGCTACACCGATCCCGTCGACCAATCCGTCACCAAAGGGCAGGGGCTGCGCATCCTGCTGGACGATGGAAGCCGGGTGGTGCTGCGCCTCTCCGGCACAGGGACCAAGGGAGCCACATTGAGGGTGTATCTCGAGAGCTATGTCCCCACCACAGGTGACCTCGCTCAGGATCCCCAAGTCGCACTAGGCGACATGATCCAAGCCATCAATCAGCTCGCAGAGATCACAGAACGCACCGGTATGGAGCGCCCAACCGTGATTACCTGA
- a CDS encoding DUF4912 domain-containing protein has protein sequence MTQALSSLARLTLRQLRQMASDLGVTLYSRKSKEDLVGAIAERQDRRDGDLEAMEAELHAPSMPEATTRVVFLPRDPQWAYVFWEISDSDRRQAQSEGAAFLCLRLADVTGLANGSSHPHTLQEVPVDSHSTEWYLPVPLCDRDYRVELGYKSENKWISLAFSSVARVPALHPSDQILDQFVPFSLDATPAAAPVQPMTMPGADPEPTDSKLHERLYQSATTHFRSRRVGSEILHESDSMGSDQRGLNDSGVGLWASGRNESGLGGVAPRQRSFWLVADAELIVYGATDPSARLTIGKEDVPLSSDGTFRIQVPFRDGEQVYAIEATAADGEQKRNITLNFERVTPEDNSNPASEARAEWF, from the coding sequence GTGACGCAAGCCCTCTCATCTCTAGCTCGCCTGACGCTGCGTCAGCTCCGCCAGATGGCAAGTGATCTGGGGGTCACCCTCTACAGCCGAAAGAGCAAGGAGGATCTTGTTGGCGCTATCGCCGAGCGCCAGGATCGCCGCGATGGCGACCTCGAAGCCATGGAGGCAGAGCTGCATGCTCCCTCCATGCCCGAAGCAACGACCCGGGTCGTTTTCCTGCCGAGAGATCCCCAGTGGGCCTACGTTTTTTGGGAAATATCCGATAGCGATCGACGGCAAGCTCAATCAGAAGGAGCCGCCTTCCTATGCCTGCGTCTCGCCGATGTAACCGGACTCGCGAACGGTTCATCTCACCCCCATACGCTCCAAGAAGTGCCGGTTGATAGCCACAGCACTGAGTGGTATTTGCCCGTACCTCTTTGCGATCGCGACTACCGCGTTGAACTTGGATACAAGTCTGAGAACAAGTGGATCTCCCTGGCCTTCTCTTCTGTGGCAAGGGTTCCAGCCCTCCACCCAAGCGATCAAATTCTTGATCAGTTTGTCCCCTTCAGCCTGGATGCCACACCCGCTGCAGCTCCCGTGCAGCCGATGACCATGCCTGGGGCTGATCCAGAACCAACGGACAGCAAGTTGCACGAACGTCTATATCAAAGCGCCACGACCCACTTCCGCAGTCGCCGCGTTGGCTCCGAGATCCTTCACGAAAGCGATTCGATGGGTTCCGATCAGCGTGGACTCAACGATTCGGGAGTTGGCCTGTGGGCCAGCGGACGCAATGAGTCCGGCCTGGGTGGAGTCGCTCCCCGTCAGCGCTCGTTTTGGCTCGTTGCCGATGCGGAACTAATCGTTTACGGCGCAACAGATCCATCGGCACGCCTCACCATTGGCAAAGAAGATGTGCCCCTTTCGAGCGACGGCACCTTCCGCATTCAGGTGCCATTCCGCGATGGTGAGCAGGTCTATGCCATCGAAGCCACGGCTGCTGATGGCGAACAGAAGCGCAATATCACCCTCAATTTTGAGCGTGTAACACCGGAAGACAACAGCAATCCCGCTAGCGAAGCACGCGCTGAGTGGTTCTGA
- a CDS encoding tetratricopeptide repeat protein: protein MYAMRVGINLKLGNNIASMNDINKAIRLDPNDHWFYNLRGGIHMESGNYKEALNDINKAIRLDPNDYTSYHIRRGIIHIDSGNYKEALNDLNEAIRINPSFSARYETHPFF, encoded by the coding sequence GTGTACGCAATGCGCGTCGGAATAAACCTCAAATTAGGTAATAATATAGCATCTATGAATGACATCAATAAAGCAATCCGACTTGACCCAAATGACCATTGGTTCTATAATTTGCGAGGGGGTATACATATGGAATCAGGAAATTACAAAGAAGCGCTGAATGACATCAATAAAGCAATCCGACTTGACCCAAATGACTATACGTCCTATCATATCAGGCGAGGGATTATACATATAGACTCAGGAAATTACAAAGAAGCGCTGAATGATTTAAATGAAGCCATTCGCATCAACCCAAGCTTTTCCGCTAGATACGAAACACACCCTTTTTTTTAA
- a CDS encoding site-specific integrase → MRVRLDGKDHFINRLGRFDDPVARARALSISAEIWSDAHQGGLDPTLNRYRPLVDGKDLDLLEALRQLMEKKNQARVTHTYRTVLRFGCSIKSKQDVDFFIEWMEQRGLAASTQSTILSTIRSVQPKNKALHKVHVKVPHRCVHQEVLSKKEIQQVLEDLKSNEEWFYPCFFFWMSTGLRNSELIGLTWDAVRLDEGEVLISKTLKRDGTATHRRIWGSTKTGKSRVVPINPQVVEMLRQHRLRMQELAMNTKSGLVFITPRTHRHLYDSGLEHVWKRSLRRLGLPIRRLYSQRHTFLSHALALGNSPADLAAVAGHRTEQLLNTYAKPTGRVLLPNW, encoded by the coding sequence GTGAGAGTCCGTCTGGACGGGAAGGATCATTTCATTAATCGTCTGGGTAGGTTCGATGACCCTGTTGCCAGGGCAAGGGCACTATCTATTTCAGCAGAGATCTGGAGCGATGCTCATCAAGGTGGACTTGATCCGACGTTGAATCGCTACCGACCGCTAGTGGATGGAAAGGATCTTGATTTATTAGAGGCGTTGAGGCAATTAATGGAAAAAAAGAATCAGGCAAGGGTGACCCATACCTATCGAACGGTCCTGAGGTTTGGTTGTTCGATTAAGAGCAAGCAGGATGTCGATTTTTTTATTGAGTGGATGGAGCAGAGAGGACTTGCAGCATCAACACAGTCCACGATTTTGAGCACCATCCGTAGTGTCCAACCCAAGAACAAGGCACTACATAAAGTCCATGTGAAGGTGCCTCATCGTTGTGTTCATCAAGAAGTGCTCAGTAAAAAGGAAATCCAACAGGTGTTGGAGGATCTGAAGTCAAATGAGGAATGGTTCTATCCCTGTTTTTTCTTTTGGATGAGTACAGGTCTCAGGAACTCAGAACTGATTGGATTGACTTGGGATGCCGTTCGATTGGATGAGGGTGAGGTTTTGATTAGTAAGACACTAAAGAGAGATGGCACTGCAACCCATAGAAGAATTTGGGGCAGTACCAAGACAGGTAAGAGCAGGGTCGTGCCGATCAATCCTCAGGTGGTTGAGATGCTGAGGCAGCATCGTTTAAGAATGCAAGAACTGGCAATGAATACTAAGAGTGGATTGGTATTCATTACACCAAGAACGCATCGGCATTTGTATGACTCTGGACTAGAGCACGTATGGAAACGTTCTCTAAGACGTCTAGGACTGCCTATAAGGCGCTTGTATTCACAAAGACATACATTTCTATCCCATGCCCTTGCATTAGGGAATTCACCTGCAGATTTGGCGGCAGTAGCAGGACATAGGACTGAACAATTACTGAATACTTATGCCAAACCAACCGGGAGAGTGCTACTTCCGAATTGGTGA
- a CDS encoding phycobiliprotein lyase produces the protein MTSAIPNAVHFFQQSCGRWRSQRSVHHLLHRRAEAGGSLIVVEDLDQDDQRLQTLAEQHGHSPGSIAGGSFVRWSASMAWDQNGDAHDGETIFGLIPDGDDGRSGTLLRDLGYAEKAPATSTFQMDQQDGLILCTSYETMNVWERFWFTSPNVRLRSSTVEGLSNNASFCMETRLSDDSVDITEAPAGAKDASLRPLSAPFGW, from the coding sequence ATGACCTCGGCCATTCCCAACGCTGTCCATTTCTTTCAACAGAGTTGCGGTCGTTGGCGATCGCAACGCAGTGTTCATCACCTGTTGCACCGACGAGCAGAGGCGGGTGGATCCCTCATCGTTGTGGAAGATCTCGATCAGGACGACCAACGCCTGCAAACACTGGCTGAACAACACGGCCACTCCCCGGGGAGCATTGCAGGAGGCAGCTTTGTGCGTTGGAGCGCCTCGATGGCCTGGGATCAAAACGGCGACGCCCATGACGGCGAAACAATCTTTGGTCTCATCCCAGATGGCGATGACGGACGCAGCGGCACCCTGCTTCGAGATTTGGGCTACGCCGAAAAAGCACCGGCCACCTCGACCTTCCAAATGGATCAACAGGACGGTCTCATCCTGTGCACCAGCTACGAGACCATGAACGTCTGGGAGCGCTTCTGGTTCACCAGCCCGAACGTAAGGCTGCGATCCAGCACGGTGGAAGGGCTTTCCAACAACGCCTCCTTTTGCATGGAAACGCGCTTAAGCGACGACAGCGTGGACATTACAGAGGCACCAGCAGGGGCCAAGGACGCGTCATTGCGACCCCTTTCAGCCCCATTCGGCTGGTAA
- a CDS encoding phosphatidylserine/phosphatidylglycerophosphate/cardiolipin synthase family protein yields MNRSQHRLPVRKLIVSIAFGLLASGCSRAGVVLGQRPIDLALPNGIDVGFNHRGGRRYRSPLSGEWRNGDNLEQMLINAIQSADEEILVAVQELSLPQIAQSLVAAARRGVNIKVILENNYSTPWSQAHELDLSRHGRQRLRRLKALADRDQNGVVSPQEERESDALLILRNGRIAWIDDTEDGSKGSGLMHHKFVIIDAERVITGSANFTNSGIHGDAGATQTRGNVNHLINIQSPALASIFKEEFAQMWGDGPGGSKNSRFGRNKTSQPLRTVKVGSMNIKVLFPPHAKTHPGHGLDLIAGQLGSAKQTIDLALFVFSAQQLTNKLADRVSAGVKLRLLADPGFASRSFSEVLDLLGVALPDRFCKLEAGNQPLTKPLQGVGTPGLARGDKLHHKFAVIDNKTVITGSFNWSPSAAHTNDETLIVIHSPLLAKHFTREMDRMWRGAELGITARMQRKLDRQTRKCGSGMATGVASG; encoded by the coding sequence TTGAATCGATCACAACACAGGCTTCCTGTACGTAAGCTGATCGTATCGATTGCTTTTGGCCTCCTAGCAAGTGGTTGCAGCCGAGCTGGTGTTGTGCTCGGACAGAGGCCCATCGATCTGGCCTTACCCAATGGGATCGATGTCGGGTTTAACCACCGCGGGGGCCGTCGCTATCGAAGTCCCTTAAGCGGAGAATGGAGAAATGGCGACAATCTCGAGCAGATGCTGATTAATGCGATTCAGTCTGCAGACGAAGAAATTTTAGTGGCGGTCCAAGAGCTCTCCCTACCGCAGATTGCCCAGAGTCTTGTTGCCGCAGCCCGCCGAGGGGTGAACATCAAAGTCATTTTAGAAAACAACTACAGCACCCCATGGAGCCAAGCTCATGAGCTCGATCTCAGTCGTCATGGACGCCAAAGACTCAGGCGCTTAAAAGCTCTGGCTGATCGAGACCAAAACGGTGTTGTGAGTCCACAAGAAGAACGAGAGAGCGACGCGCTACTCATCCTTCGAAACGGACGAATTGCTTGGATTGATGACACCGAAGACGGCAGCAAAGGCAGTGGTCTGATGCACCACAAGTTTGTCATCATCGATGCTGAACGCGTGATCACTGGCAGCGCCAACTTCACCAATTCCGGAATCCATGGTGATGCTGGAGCCACACAAACTCGCGGCAATGTAAATCACCTGATCAACATTCAAAGTCCAGCTCTGGCATCTATTTTTAAAGAAGAGTTTGCTCAGATGTGGGGAGATGGCCCTGGCGGCTCGAAAAATAGTCGCTTTGGACGCAATAAAACTTCCCAGCCTCTGCGGACCGTCAAGGTGGGCTCCATGAACATCAAAGTGCTGTTTCCACCCCATGCAAAAACACATCCAGGACATGGCCTTGATCTGATTGCGGGTCAACTAGGCAGCGCCAAACAAACGATTGACCTTGCCTTATTCGTGTTCTCCGCGCAGCAGCTCACCAACAAACTTGCCGACAGGGTCTCCGCTGGCGTGAAGCTGCGGCTGCTTGCTGACCCTGGATTTGCCAGCCGGTCCTTTTCAGAAGTGCTTGATCTTCTCGGAGTGGCCCTGCCCGATCGCTTCTGCAAATTAGAGGCAGGCAATCAACCCTTAACCAAACCACTCCAAGGCGTCGGCACCCCTGGCCTTGCCCGTGGCGACAAACTCCACCACAAGTTCGCGGTGATCGATAACAAAACCGTGATCACCGGCAGCTTCAACTGGTCTCCATCTGCTGCCCATACCAATGACGAAACCTTGATAGTCATTCATTCACCCCTGCTCGCCAAACACTTCACGCGCGAGATGGATCGGATGTGGAGAGGTGCAGAACTTGGGATCACCGCTCGGATGCAGCGCAAGCTCGATCGACAAACAAGAAAATGCGGGAGCGGAATGGCTACGGGAGTGGCTTCTGGGTAA